A stretch of Patescibacteria group bacterium DNA encodes these proteins:
- a CDS encoding aminoacyl--tRNA ligase-related protein codes for MRQSQLFGHTMKQDPKDEVSANAKLLVRAGFVDKVGAGIYSYLPLGIRVIQKISDAVRRAMNALGGQELLMPTLHPKEYWEATGRWDSFDVLYRLKAREDREFALGPTHEEILTPLAAKFISSYKDLPLSLYQIQTKFRDEPRVKSGVLRGREFLMKDMYSFHTSGDDLQVYYDKVKEGYQKLFESFGLLAYCAEATGGTFSKYSHEFQVLTPAGEDTIYYCTHCAYARNKEIIDELDDTSHCPRCGHAFSQGLMSEVGNIFNLGTKFSDSCNLQYTDESGEKHPILMGCYGIGISRLMGVLTEVFHDNDGILWPESVAPYAVHLVTLGGDASIIKSGEEMYQSLLNAGIEVLFDERSISSGEKLKDADLIGLPLRLVISEKTKGQVEMKYRNQKNVSFVARDEVLKKLK; via the coding sequence ATGAGACAGTCACAATTATTTGGACATACCATGAAACAGGATCCGAAGGATGAGGTAAGCGCGAATGCCAAATTATTGGTACGCGCCGGTTTTGTCGACAAAGTGGGCGCGGGGATCTACAGCTATCTGCCTTTGGGGATTCGCGTGATCCAGAAAATTTCTGATGCCGTACGGCGCGCCATGAATGCATTGGGAGGGCAGGAGTTGCTCATGCCCACCTTGCATCCGAAAGAATATTGGGAAGCAACAGGCCGATGGGACAGTTTTGACGTGCTCTACCGCTTGAAAGCGCGCGAGGACCGTGAATTTGCCCTTGGACCTACCCATGAGGAAATCCTTACCCCCTTGGCCGCGAAGTTTATTTCTTCTTATAAGGATTTGCCCCTGTCACTTTATCAGATTCAAACTAAATTCCGCGATGAGCCGAGGGTAAAATCAGGTGTCTTAAGGGGGCGCGAATTTCTCATGAAAGACATGTATAGTTTCCACACCAGCGGAGATGATTTACAGGTTTATTACGACAAGGTGAAAGAAGGCTATCAGAAACTGTTTGAATCATTTGGGCTTCTCGCGTATTGCGCGGAGGCAACAGGCGGGACCTTTTCTAAATATTCACATGAATTCCAAGTGCTCACCCCTGCAGGGGAAGACACCATTTATTACTGCACGCATTGCGCATACGCGCGCAACAAAGAGATTATTGATGAATTAGACGATACGTCCCATTGTCCCCGCTGCGGCCATGCTTTTTCGCAAGGGCTCATGTCGGAAGTGGGCAATATCTTCAATTTGGGGACAAAATTTTCTGATTCCTGCAATCTCCAGTATACTGACGAATCAGGGGAGAAACACCCGATTCTCATGGGTTGTTATGGGATCGGCATTTCACGCTTGATGGGAGTGCTCACCGAAGTGTTTCATGATAACGACGGCATACTCTGGCCGGAATCCGTGGCGCCGTATGCAGTCCATCTGGTCACGCTGGGAGGCGACGCGTCCATAATTAAGTCAGGCGAGGAAATGTATCAGTCGCTGCTTAATGCAGGCATAGAAGTGTTATTCGATGAAAGGTCTATATCGAGCGGTGAAAAATTGAAAGATGCCGACCTTATAGGCCTGCCGCTGCGGCTGGTGATAAGCGAAAAAACAAAAGGGCAAGTCGAGATGAAATACAGGAACCAAAAAAATGTATCTTTCGTCGCACGTGATGAGGTGTTAAAGAAACTTAAATAA
- a CDS encoding rod shape-determining protein: protein MFDGILGKFSHDLGVDLGTANTLVYVRDKGIVINEPSVVAVNTRNNQIVAVGDDAKKMIGKTPPHIVATRPLVDGIISDFEATERMLRYFIDKVHQDGFSLVPRPLVVIGIPLDVTEVEKKAVEDAALSAGARRVYLVEEPMAAAIGARLPVHEAAGNMVVDIGGGTTEIAVISLAGVVNWRSLRIAGDELTADIVQYVRDNFNVLIGDKTAEMVKITLGSAYPSAEPRFMKIRGRDLLTGLPKEVSLNDAQVRDALSRTVHLLLENITATVELTPPELVSDIYERGIALSGGGALLRGLPELIMAETGIRTFMVDDPLTCVARGTGIILENIKEYQSLLVPLTTE from the coding sequence ATGTTTGACGGCATTTTGGGAAAATTTTCACATGATTTAGGGGTTGATTTGGGTACCGCGAATACGCTGGTATATGTGCGTGATAAGGGCATTGTGATCAATGAGCCTTCGGTGGTGGCGGTCAATACGCGAAACAATCAAATCGTGGCAGTAGGGGATGATGCCAAAAAGATGATCGGGAAAACTCCTCCGCATATTGTTGCGACGCGGCCGCTGGTGGACGGCATTATTTCAGACTTTGAAGCGACAGAACGCATGCTGCGATATTTTATTGATAAGGTGCACCAGGACGGATTTTCCCTCGTGCCGCGCCCTCTGGTAGTGATTGGTATACCACTTGATGTCACTGAGGTGGAGAAAAAAGCAGTGGAAGACGCCGCGCTCTCCGCGGGTGCGCGCAGGGTCTATCTGGTGGAAGAGCCGATGGCCGCGGCGATCGGCGCGCGGCTGCCTGTCCATGAAGCGGCAGGGAACATGGTGGTGGACATAGGCGGAGGCACGACTGAAATTGCTGTCATTTCATTGGCAGGAGTCGTGAATTGGCGAAGCCTGCGCATCGCGGGCGATGAGCTCACTGCTGATATCGTCCAGTATGTGAGGGATAATTTTAATGTGCTGATCGGCGATAAAACGGCAGAAATGGTTAAGATAACGCTTGGTTCCGCCTATCCATCCGCCGAGCCGAGATTCATGAAAATACGCGGCAGGGATTTGCTCACCGGCTTGCCGAAAGAAGTTTCGCTTAATGATGCGCAGGTGAGGGATGCGTTAAGCCGTACGGTCCATTTGCTTCTTGAGAATATCACTGCGACGGTGGAGCTCACCCCTCCCGAGCTCGTTTCCGATATTTACGAACGCGGCATTGCGTTAAGCGGCGGCGGGGCGTTATTGAGAGGGCTGCCTGAACTTATCATGGCAGAGACTGGCATTCGCACTTTTATGGTTGACGATCCGCTCACGTGTGTGGCGCGGGGGACTGGAATAATTCTTGAAAATATTAAAGAATATCAGTCATTGCTCGTGCCCCTGACTACAGAGTAA
- the mreC gene encoding rod shape-determining protein MreC — MASSSRNLLWAIVGGCVFTLLLFFHTLDLLLQPLQRALDPLERFFMLRSQTVQQWFEDRNAVIQERDALRSTLQGFYQQVQDAESCMQENAELSELLGIHTTYRIEQVAAKIVNYANLSRTRITIDKGLREGVTKGDAVVVGSGIIIGKVVDATNERATVALLTDADVSLAATLAGSTNEEGIVRSRRGALMLDFIPQGMELPVGHLVVTAGSDERIPRNFTIGYVTALVTDKSAPFQSALIEQSISIADYAFVSVLKGNQ; from the coding sequence ATGGCATCATCATCACGAAATTTGCTGTGGGCAATTGTGGGCGGATGCGTATTCACGCTTCTTCTTTTTTTTCATACGCTTGATCTGCTTCTTCAGCCATTGCAGAGAGCTCTAGATCCGCTTGAGCGTTTTTTTATGTTGCGCTCCCAAACGGTCCAACAATGGTTTGAGGACCGCAATGCAGTGATTCAGGAACGGGACGCGCTGCGCAGCACGCTTCAAGGGTTCTATCAGCAAGTGCAGGATGCGGAATCCTGCATGCAAGAAAATGCGGAACTTAGCGAGCTTCTCGGTATACATACTACTTACCGCATTGAACAGGTGGCTGCGAAAATTGTGAATTATGCAAATTTAAGCCGCACCCGCATTACCATTGATAAAGGGTTACGGGAGGGGGTCACCAAGGGTGATGCGGTGGTGGTGGGGAGCGGCATAATTATAGGTAAAGTGGTGGACGCTACAAATGAACGCGCAACCGTCGCATTATTGACTGATGCCGATGTATCGCTTGCCGCAACTTTGGCAGGCAGTACTAACGAGGAAGGCATCGTGCGAAGCCGCAGAGGAGCGCTTATGCTTGATTTTATTCCTCAAGGGATGGAGCTGCCGGTCGGCCATCTTGTAGTTACTGCGGGAAGCGATGAGCGCATACCGCGTAACTTCACGATTGGTTATGTAACTGCGTTAGTGACCGATAAAAGCGCGCCATTCCAATCAGCGCTCATTGAGCAATCTATTTCCATTGCTGATTATGCCTTTGTTTCAGTACTTAAGGGGAACCAATAA